In a genomic window of Oncorhynchus clarkii lewisi isolate Uvic-CL-2024 unplaced genomic scaffold, UVic_Ocla_1.0 unplaced_contig_11936_pilon_pilon, whole genome shotgun sequence:
- the LOC139405416 gene encoding endonuclease III-like protein 1 has product MLSTVLNMTSPYFVESTAVITRSGNKTVPRAGLATTLKTRMERRVLRAHVKQEEEDSSVSNQSLGRDASGMNPFRCSSIGQSQAEPDKALSLLPLAPILRRRRGQVKVEYDGKEEPKHWEPPDWSKQLGHVRQMRSARDAPVDLMGAEKCYDTHAPDEVRRYQVLVSLMLSSQTRDQVTSAALQRLRAHGCTVDNIVNTDDDTLGQLIYPVGFWRTKVKYLKQTSVMLQREFRGDIPNTVEGLVRLPGVGPKMAHLAMDIAWHQVSGIGVDTHVHRISNRLGWTRGGTKNPEETRKALEDWLPRDLWSEINWLLVGFGQQVCLPVNPLCSVCLNQHSCPSAHQAKRPKAGSPRSPHSPKTSRVKLEPGSLGLRLPPPSATPVKEESLATTLSCPERGSRKPKPSLHDTTEEGSIPLEMSGPCPNSLSFLPKCALVTSLD; this is encoded by the exons ATGCTTTCCACTGTTTTAAATATGACCTCGCCTTATTTCGTTGAGAGTACCGCGGTCATCACTCGGAGCGGTAACAAGACCGTGCCCCGTGCCGGTTTAGCCACGACGTTAAAAActaggatggagaggagagtgtTGAGGGCGCACGTGAAACAGGAGGAAGAAGATTCGAGCGTATCAAATCAGAGTTTGGGACGAGACGCTTCAGGTATGAATCC GTTCCGTTGCTCATCCATCGGCCAATCACAAGCTGAGCCAGACAAAGCCCTGTCCCTGTTACCACTGGCACCCATCCTGCGTAGGAGGCGGGGCCAGGTGAAGGTGGAATACGATGGGAAGGAGGAGCCTAAACACTGGGAGCCTCCTGATTGGAGCAAGCAGCTGGGTCATGTGCGTCAGATGAGGAGCGCCAGGGACGCGCCTGTTGACCTCATGGGGGCGGAGAAATGCTACGACACACACGCCCCTGATGAG GTACGACGTTACCAGGTGCTGGTGTCTCTGATGTTGTCAAGCCAGACAAGGGACCAGGTGACCAGTGCGGCTCTGCAGAGACTCAGGGCTCATGGCTGTACAGTGGACAACATAGTCAATACTGACGATGACACACTGGGACAACTCATCTACCCTGTTGGCTTCTGGAGG acCAAGGTGAAGTACCTGAAGCAGACGTCAGTGATGCTCCAGAGGGAGTTTAGAGGGGACATCCCGAACACAGTGGAGGGCCTGGTACGACTACCTGGAGTAGGACCCAAGATGGCTCACCTGGCCATGGACATCGCCTGGCACCAGGTCTCTGGCATAG GCGTGGACACACACGTCCACCGTATCTCCAACCGGCTGGGATGGACGAGAGGTGGGACCAAGAACCCAGAGGAGACACGCAAGGCCCTGGAAGACTGGTTACCAAG GGATCTATGGAGTGAGATCAACTGGTTGCTGGTGGGGTTTGGTCAACAGGTGTGTCTACCTGTCAATCCTCTCTGCTCCGTGTGTCTGAACCAGCACAGCTGCCCCTCCGCCCACCAAGCCAAGAGGCCTAAAGCTGGGTCACCTCGCTCACCACACTCCCCCAAGACCTCCAGGGTCAAGCTGGAGCCTGGTTCGCTTGGTTTGAGGTTACCACCCCCCTCAGCCACACCGGTCAAAGAGGAATCTCTGGCTACCACCCTCTCCTGCCCAGAAAGAGGAAGTCGAAAGCCAAAACCTTCTCTACATGATACGACAGAAGAGGGTAGCATCCCTTTAGAAATGTCAGGACCGTGTCctaattctctctccttcctcccaaagtGTGCTCTTGTCACTTCCCTTGACTGA